TCGGTATCCTCTCGCCGACGTCGATCGGCGGCACGCCGGTGAAGCTCCATCTCTACGTCGACGACGTCGACGCGCTGGTTGCGCGCGCGGTGGCGGCGGGCGCCAAGGTCGTGCGAGCGGTCGAGGACCAGTTCTACGGCGATCGCTCGGGTCAGATCGAGGATCCGTTCGGTCACGTCTGGTTCGTCGCGACCCGGAAGGAGCATCTCTCCACCGCGGAGATCCAGCGACGCTACGACAAGCTCATGGGAAAGTAGAGGCTGCCGATTCCGTCAGCGGAAGTGGGGCATGATCCGCGTCGCGAACAGCTCGATCGAGCGCAGCACCTTTGCGTGCGGGATGCGGTCGGCCTGCATGAGCGCGATGAAGTGGTCCAGGCCAGCTCGCTGGTATCGCTCGACCTTCCGCAGGCAGTGGTCGACGTCGCCGACGATGACCATGTCCTCGCGATCCAGATCCTCGAAGGTGCATGCGTTCCGCTGCATCTTCACGATGATCGGGTACTCCTTGGCGATCATGTCGCGATAGGGCGTGCTCCTGATCTCGAGCTCGGCGTACTCGCGCTGCATGCCGCGGCCGGTCGGGTCGGCGAAGCCGCCGAGGACACGGAAGGCGTAGAGGAGGTAATTGATGGCGGCCTCGGTGCCGCCGCTCAGGACGGCATCCTCCTTCGTCTCGGCGACGTGGACGACGGTGAAGGCAGCCACGCGGTCGTTCACGAACTTGCCGACCGGCTTCGCGCCGGTGAGCGCGGTCCGGTAGGCGCGGACCCGCTCGGCGAGCTGCGGGACGCTGACGAAGAGCGTGAGTCCGAGGACGCCGATGCCATTGCGCGCGGCGATCTCCCACGACTGGGGGCTCGTGGTCGCCATCCAGATCGGTGGGTGCGGCTGCTGGAGAGGCTTCGGGACGATGCTGCGCGCCGGCACGGTCACGAACCGCCCGGTGTGGCTGAAGGGATCCTCCGTCCACATCCGGGGGATCATCTCGAGCGACTCCTGCCACATCGCGCGCGACAGCTCGGTGTCGATCCCGAAGCCGGCCTGCTCGTACTGGCTGGAGCGGCC
The sequence above is a segment of the Deltaproteobacteria bacterium genome. Coding sequences within it:
- a CDS encoding VOC family protein, with protein sequence MTNLSPYLCCKDATRAIEFYRKAFGAKETMRLAEPSGRIGHAELEIAGAPVMLADEYPDFGILSPTSIGGTPVKLHLYVDDVDALVARAVAAGAKVVRAVEDQFYGDRSGQIEDPFGHVWFVATRKEHLSTAEIQRRYDKLMGK
- a CDS encoding LLM class flavin-dependent oxidoreductase, with protein sequence MKFDLLYELQIPKPHDARSEYRCYHEALEQIALADRLGFDTVWAVEHHFLTEFAHSSAPEVFLSAVAQRTRQIRIGHGVVLLPDRFNHPIRVAERAAALDILSDGRLEFGTGRSSQYEQAGFGIDTELSRAMWQESLEMIPRMWTEDPFSHTGRFVTVPARSIVPKPLQQPHPPIWMATTSPQSWEIAARNGIGVLGLTLFVSVPQLAERVRAYRTALTGAKPVGKFVNDRVAAFTVVHVAETKEDAVLSGGTEAAINYLLYAFRVLGGFADPTGRGMQREYAELEIRSTPYRDMIAKEYPIIVKMQRNACTFEDLDREDMVIVGDVDHCLRKVERYQRAGLDHFIALMQADRIPHAKVLRSIELFATRIMPHFR